The following coding sequences lie in one Pseudorca crassidens isolate mPseCra1 chromosome 2, mPseCra1.hap1, whole genome shotgun sequence genomic window:
- the TAL1 gene encoding T-cell acute lymphocytic leukemia protein 1 isoform X1, whose protein sequence is MTERPPSEAARSDPPLDGRDAAEARMAPPHLVLLNGVAKETSRAAPAEPPVIELGARGGGPGGGPAGGGGAARDLKGRDAAAAEARHRVPTTELCRPPGPAPASAPAELPGDGRMVQLSPPALAAPAAPGRALLYSLSQPLASLGSGFFGEPDAFPMFATNNRVKRRPSPYEMEITDGPHTKVVRRIFTNSRERWRQQNVNGAFAELRKLIPTHPPDKKLSKNEILRLAMKYINFLAKLLNDQEEEGSQRAKPGKDPAVGAGGGGGGGGGAAPPDDLLQDVLSPNSSCGSSLDGAASPDSYTEEPAPKHTARSLHPAMLPAADGAGPR, encoded by the exons ATGACGGAGCGGCCGCCGAGCGAGGCGGCACGCAGTGACCCCCCGCTAGACGGACGGGACGCGGCCGAGGCCCGCATGGCCCCCCCGCACCTGGTCCTGCTGAACGGCGTCGCCAAGGAGACGAGCCGCGCGGCCCCGGCGGAGCCCCCGGTCATCGAGCTGGGCGCGCGCGGCGGCGGCCCGGGGGGCGGCCCCGCCGGTGGGGGCGGCGCCGCGCGAGACTTAAAGGGCCGCGACGCGGCGGCTGCCGAAGCGCGCCATCGGGTACCCACCACCGAGCTGTGCAGACCTCCTGGGCCCGCGCCCGCCTCGGCCCCCGCAGAGCTGCCCGGCGACGGCCGCATGGTGCAGTTGAGCCCGCCCGCGCTGGCGGCCCCGGCCGCCCCCGGCCGCGCGCTGCTCTACAGCCTCAGCCAGCCGCTGGCTTCTCTCGGCAG TGGGTTCTTTGGGGAGCCAGATGCCTTCCCTATGTTTGCCACCAACAACCGAGTGAAGAGGAGACCCTCCCCTTATGAGATGGAGATTACTGATG GTCCCCACACCAAAGTCGTGCGGCGCATCTTCACCAACAGCCGGGAGCGATGGCGGCAGCAGAATGTGAACGGGGCCTTCGCTGAGCTCCGCAAGCTGATCCCCACGCATCCCCCAGACAAGAAGCTCAGCAAGAATGAGATCCTCCGCCTGGCCATGAAGTACATCAACTTCCTGGCCAAGCTGCTCAATGaccaggaggaggagggcagcCAGCGGGCCAAACCTGGCAAGGACCCTGCGGTGGGGGCtggtggagggggtggtggcGGAGGGGGCGCTGCACCTCCAGATGACCTCCTGCAGGACGTGCTGTCCCCGAACTCCAGCTGTGGCAGCTCCCTGGACGGGGCAGCCAGCCCGGACAGCTACACGGAAGAGCCGGCACCCAAGCACACGGCCCGCAGCCTCCATCCTGCCATGCTGCCCGCCGCGGATGGAGCCGGCCCTCGGTGA
- the TAL1 gene encoding T-cell acute lymphocytic leukemia protein 1 isoform X2: protein MRSAVKFFWKLQPSVDSGFFGEPDAFPMFATNNRVKRRPSPYEMEITDGPHTKVVRRIFTNSRERWRQQNVNGAFAELRKLIPTHPPDKKLSKNEILRLAMKYINFLAKLLNDQEEEGSQRAKPGKDPAVGAGGGGGGGGGAAPPDDLLQDVLSPNSSCGSSLDGAASPDSYTEEPAPKHTARSLHPAMLPAADGAGPR, encoded by the exons ATGCGCTCCGCTGTGAAAttcttctggaagctgcagcccTCGGTGGACAG TGGGTTCTTTGGGGAGCCAGATGCCTTCCCTATGTTTGCCACCAACAACCGAGTGAAGAGGAGACCCTCCCCTTATGAGATGGAGATTACTGATG GTCCCCACACCAAAGTCGTGCGGCGCATCTTCACCAACAGCCGGGAGCGATGGCGGCAGCAGAATGTGAACGGGGCCTTCGCTGAGCTCCGCAAGCTGATCCCCACGCATCCCCCAGACAAGAAGCTCAGCAAGAATGAGATCCTCCGCCTGGCCATGAAGTACATCAACTTCCTGGCCAAGCTGCTCAATGaccaggaggaggagggcagcCAGCGGGCCAAACCTGGCAAGGACCCTGCGGTGGGGGCtggtggagggggtggtggcGGAGGGGGCGCTGCACCTCCAGATGACCTCCTGCAGGACGTGCTGTCCCCGAACTCCAGCTGTGGCAGCTCCCTGGACGGGGCAGCCAGCCCGGACAGCTACACGGAAGAGCCGGCACCCAAGCACACGGCCCGCAGCCTCCATCCTGCCATGCTGCCCGCCGCGGATGGAGCCGGCCCTCGGTGA